A portion of the Natronococcus sp. AD-5 genome contains these proteins:
- a CDS encoding YeeE/YedE family protein: MVPTLLIAAIVGLALGVFLQKGRFCFVNAFRDFFAYKDSRVTKGVLAATLLTMVFWGIAYQFGYYQGFWTPEWGLTGLVGGFIFGVGMTYAGGCASGTLYRAGEGYLQFWLTLLFMGVGYAAFTVAFPTLESAYFEPLTFGDGVSLFAVTSIPASLLALAIAGGGVLVYATLLGRSATTATPEERSNAASVQLTVLLAPIAGLRQFARGTIEYVRGLARAWRDPLAASKRPWDPRTAALGITGAAVLWFTQVSIVGVTGPEARWTGYLLSQAGVEAESYEYWGSVLFQGQGVDVTTDMVMIGFVIVGAFLAAFWSGDFSVRVPKRRRLPNAVGGGLLMGAGSRLAPGCNIGNIYSGIAELSVHSFIAAVGIVAGVYVMTHWIYREVGCAI, from the coding sequence GTGGTCCCAACGTTACTCATCGCAGCGATCGTCGGACTCGCCCTCGGTGTGTTCCTCCAGAAGGGGCGATTCTGCTTCGTGAACGCTTTTCGCGACTTCTTCGCGTACAAGGATTCCCGCGTCACGAAGGGCGTTCTCGCCGCGACGCTGCTCACGATGGTCTTCTGGGGGATTGCTTATCAGTTCGGCTACTACCAGGGGTTCTGGACGCCGGAGTGGGGACTGACCGGCCTCGTCGGCGGCTTCATCTTCGGCGTCGGCATGACCTACGCCGGCGGCTGCGCCAGCGGCACGCTCTACCGCGCCGGCGAGGGCTACCTTCAGTTCTGGCTCACGCTGCTGTTCATGGGCGTCGGCTACGCGGCGTTCACCGTGGCCTTCCCGACGCTCGAGAGCGCCTACTTCGAGCCGCTCACGTTCGGCGACGGCGTCAGCCTGTTCGCCGTTACCTCGATCCCGGCGAGTCTCCTCGCCCTCGCGATCGCGGGCGGCGGAGTGCTCGTCTACGCCACGCTGCTCGGCCGATCGGCGACGACCGCGACCCCCGAGGAGCGGTCGAACGCGGCGTCCGTTCAGCTGACGGTGCTCCTCGCGCCGATCGCGGGACTCCGGCAGTTCGCGCGGGGTACGATCGAGTACGTCCGCGGACTCGCCCGCGCGTGGCGCGACCCGCTCGCCGCGAGCAAGCGGCCGTGGGACCCGCGAACCGCCGCGCTCGGGATCACCGGCGCCGCCGTGCTCTGGTTCACCCAAGTCTCGATCGTCGGCGTCACCGGGCCGGAAGCCCGCTGGACGGGCTATCTCCTCTCGCAGGCCGGCGTCGAGGCGGAATCCTACGAGTACTGGGGTTCCGTCCTCTTCCAGGGCCAGGGCGTCGACGTCACCACCGACATGGTGATGATCGGCTTCGTCATCGTCGGCGCGTTCCTCGCCGCCTTCTGGAGCGGGGACTTTTCGGTTCGGGTCCCGAAGCGTCGCCGCCTCCCGAACGCCGTCGGCGGCGGCTTGCTCATGGGAGCCGGCTCCCGACTCGCCCCGGGTTGTAACATCGGAAACATCTACTCCGGCATCGCGGAACTGTCGGTCCACTCGTTCATCGCGGCCGTCGGCATCGTCGCCGGCGTCTACGTGATGACCCACTGGATCTACCGCGAGGTCGGCTGCGCGATCTGA
- a CDS encoding 2'-5' RNA ligase family protein — translation MYSVNVPVPGRVREVADALYPELIGFETVREDHSCLLKRLGDADHVTQLQHRTHRALEGAPAVEARVTGIDYFAEPPLGSAPVVYLAVESPGLEQLHDTLTETFGVVEGLEGGDYVPHVTLARGGDEATAKRLADREIDSVGWTISELEFWDGTYKLPVSRVSLPS, via the coding sequence GTGTACAGCGTCAACGTCCCGGTCCCCGGACGCGTCCGCGAGGTCGCGGACGCACTCTACCCCGAACTGATCGGGTTCGAGACCGTTCGCGAGGATCACTCGTGCCTGCTCAAGCGCCTCGGCGACGCCGACCACGTCACCCAGTTGCAGCACCGAACGCACCGCGCGCTCGAGGGCGCGCCCGCCGTCGAGGCGCGGGTTACCGGCATCGACTACTTCGCCGAGCCGCCGCTCGGGTCGGCGCCCGTAGTCTACCTCGCCGTCGAGAGCCCCGGCCTCGAGCAACTCCACGACACGCTCACCGAGACGTTCGGCGTCGTAGAGGGGCTCGAGGGCGGTGACTACGTTCCTCACGTCACCCTCGCCCGCGGCGGCGACGAGGCGACCGCGAAGCGGCTGGCCGACCGCGAGATCGATTCGGTCGGGTGGACGATCAGCGAACTCGAGTTCTGGGACGGGACGTACAAGCTGCCGGTCAGTCGCGTTTCCCTGCCGTCGTAG
- a CDS encoding DUF7554 family protein, with protein sequence MNDTRGALEVETLLKIVLALVAIMLVIEILDALITGLIGLLQPLLMLAILAVIVLWLFDRL encoded by the coding sequence ATGAACGATACGCGCGGCGCACTCGAGGTCGAAACGCTGTTAAAAATCGTCCTCGCGCTGGTCGCCATCATGCTCGTCATCGAGATCCTGGACGCGCTGATCACCGGCCTCATCGGGCTGCTCCAACCGCTCCTTATGCTCGCGATCCTCGCCGTGATCGTTCTCTGGTTGTTCGATCGACTCTGA
- a CDS encoding helix-turn-helix transcriptional regulator, translating into MDVRGLQALLVLVVVVGCLVVPIPAASAAAVDGGAETDQLALQEDEEPETDDGAETEDDGDGLKLENATEIHIDVYLHENGSATFVVDYRFHVNDENESAERWQELRDDIDENPDEYVESERGAWNEVRADGENTTGREMNLSDFSVRTDESTAPRDLGHVEYTFEWSSFSHVELNRLEAGDALSGFTLVDDTTLQIFWPESYSAYEIDPESEDRGEGSVFWDGEGTEFTDDQPRIVLIENSEAADEPVETEEGPAMPWLAVAGALALLASLALVGWWLRHRREPVAGVENPREVPADVGETQGGPPPELLSNEERVLRLLEEHGSRVKQQEVVSELDWTEAKTSQVVSGLREEDEIEVFRIGRENVLALPTGDEEGTEE; encoded by the coding sequence ATGGATGTGAGGGGGCTCCAGGCCCTGCTGGTGCTCGTGGTGGTGGTCGGGTGCCTGGTCGTACCGATTCCGGCCGCGTCGGCTGCGGCGGTCGACGGTGGCGCCGAGACCGATCAGCTGGCGCTGCAGGAGGACGAGGAACCGGAGACGGACGACGGAGCGGAGACGGAAGACGACGGCGATGGTCTCAAACTCGAGAACGCGACCGAGATACACATCGACGTCTACCTCCACGAAAACGGCTCGGCGACGTTCGTCGTCGATTATCGATTCCACGTCAACGACGAGAACGAGTCGGCCGAACGGTGGCAGGAGTTACGCGACGACATCGACGAGAACCCCGACGAGTACGTCGAATCCGAGCGAGGGGCCTGGAACGAGGTCCGCGCGGACGGCGAGAACACGACCGGCCGGGAGATGAACCTCTCGGATTTCTCCGTCAGGACCGACGAGAGCACCGCGCCGCGCGACCTGGGTCACGTCGAGTACACCTTCGAGTGGTCGTCGTTCTCCCACGTCGAACTGAACCGCCTCGAGGCGGGCGACGCGCTGTCGGGATTCACGCTCGTCGACGACACGACGCTACAGATCTTCTGGCCCGAGAGCTACTCGGCCTACGAGATCGATCCGGAATCGGAGGACCGGGGTGAGGGGTCGGTCTTCTGGGACGGCGAGGGCACCGAATTCACCGACGATCAGCCCCGAATCGTCCTGATCGAAAACAGCGAAGCCGCCGACGAACCGGTCGAAACCGAGGAGGGGCCGGCGATGCCGTGGCTCGCGGTCGCCGGTGCGCTCGCGCTGCTGGCCTCCCTCGCGCTCGTCGGCTGGTGGCTCAGACATCGACGCGAGCCGGTGGCCGGCGTCGAGAATCCCCGCGAGGTACCGGCGGACGTCGGCGAAACGCAAGGGGGACCGCCACCGGAACTGCTGAGCAACGAAGAGCGCGTCTTGCGCCTGCTCGAGGAACACGGCAGCCGAGTCAAACAGCAGGAGGTCGTCTCGGAACTCGACTGGACCGAGGCGAAGACGAGTCAGGTCGTCAGCGGTCTCCGCGAGGAGGACGAGATCGAGGTCTTCCGAATCGGCCGGGAGAACGTCCTCGCGCTCCCGACGGGGGACGAGGAGGGGACCGAGGAGTAG
- a CDS encoding argininosuccinate synthase, whose translation MTRVALAFSGGLDTTVCVPLLEEEYGYDDVIGVTVDVGQPESEFEEAEETAEALGLEHYVVDAKDEFADLCLESVRANATYQGYPLGTALARPVIAEAILEVAQEQNCTGIAHGCTGKGNDQLRFEAVWRDSDLEVIAPVRELGLTREWEQEYAAEKDLPVEGGSGGDWSIDTNLWSRSVEGDELEDPSYVPPEDIYAWTQAPTGETQEIEITFEEGYPVAVDGVEYEPVDLVEHLNGVAGAYGVGRTDSMEDRMLGLKVRENYEHPAATTLLNAHKALEGLVLTQEEREFKQLIDQRWSKKGYEGLVDAPLVGALEGFIDETQQRVTGTVTIRFEGGQARAVARDSEYAAYSAEHASFDTETVGKIAQEDATGVAKYHGFQRRLANESIAARDDEDPIELATDGGEE comes from the coding sequence ATGACACGCGTTGCACTCGCGTTCTCGGGCGGCCTCGACACGACGGTCTGTGTCCCGCTGCTCGAAGAGGAGTACGGATACGACGACGTCATCGGCGTCACCGTCGACGTCGGTCAACCGGAATCGGAGTTCGAAGAGGCCGAAGAAACCGCCGAGGCGCTCGGCCTGGAACACTACGTCGTCGACGCGAAAGACGAGTTCGCCGACCTCTGTCTCGAGAGCGTCCGCGCGAACGCGACCTACCAGGGCTACCCGCTCGGGACCGCGCTCGCGCGTCCGGTGATCGCCGAAGCGATCCTCGAGGTCGCGCAAGAACAGAACTGTACCGGCATCGCCCACGGCTGTACGGGCAAGGGCAACGACCAGCTCCGCTTCGAAGCGGTCTGGCGCGACTCCGACCTGGAAGTGATCGCACCCGTGCGCGAACTGGGGCTCACGCGCGAGTGGGAACAGGAGTACGCCGCGGAGAAGGACCTCCCCGTCGAGGGCGGCAGCGGCGGCGACTGGTCGATCGACACCAACCTCTGGAGCCGCTCGGTCGAAGGTGACGAACTCGAGGACCCGAGCTACGTCCCGCCGGAGGACATCTACGCCTGGACCCAGGCGCCGACCGGCGAGACCCAGGAGATCGAGATCACCTTCGAGGAGGGCTACCCCGTCGCCGTCGACGGCGTCGAGTACGAACCCGTCGACCTCGTCGAGCACCTCAACGGCGTGGCCGGCGCCTACGGCGTCGGTCGCACCGACTCGATGGAAGACCGCATGCTCGGCCTCAAGGTGCGCGAGAACTACGAGCACCCCGCTGCGACGACGCTGCTCAACGCCCACAAGGCGCTCGAGGGGCTCGTCCTCACGCAGGAGGAACGCGAGTTCAAGCAGCTGATCGACCAGCGCTGGTCGAAGAAGGGCTACGAAGGACTCGTGGACGCCCCGCTCGTGGGCGCGCTCGAGGGCTTCATCGACGAGACCCAGCAGCGCGTCACCGGCACGGTGACGATCCGCTTCGAAGGCGGACAGGCCCGCGCGGTCGCCCGCGACAGCGAGTACGCCGCGTACTCCGCGGAACACGCCTCGTTCGACACCGAGACGGTCGGCAAGATCGCCCAGGAGGACGCCACGGGCGTCGCGAAGTACCACGGCTTCCAGCGCCGCCTCGCGAACGAGTCGATCGCCGCCCGGGACGACGAGGACCCCATCGAACTCGCGACCGACGGGGGCGAGGAGTAG